A region of the Deltaproteobacteria bacterium genome:
AATTCATCAGTCGCCTCATCTTCACCTTTGATTTCAAAAAGCGTCTGCGGCGGTACGGGGCACTTTGGGGCGGTTGCGCCCTTTCCATCATCAGCTATTTCATTCTTATCAAGGGGGCCAAGGGGGCCTCCTTCATCAATCCCGAAACCGCCCGATGGATCATGGATCATGCCCCCATAGTCATGCTCTGGACATTCATGGGATCGGCCTTTTTTCTTCAACTTCTTATGATCTTCACTCGGATCAACATCCTGAAACCCATCGTACTCATCGGGACCTTCGCCTTGGCCATGTCCTTCGCCGCAAACGATCTTGTCAATTTCATCGGTGTGCCCCTTGCCGGGATGACGGCTTACGGCATCGCCAAGGCACAACCCTCTCCCTTGGGCACCCTTATGGAGGCATTGAAAGAACCGATCCAGACCAACACCTTCCTGCTGCTCGCAGCGGGCGCTATCATGGTCGCAACCCTATGGCTGTCCCGCAAGGCGCGCTCCGTGACCGAAACCGAGGTCCGCCTGGGCCGGCAGGAAGAAGGAATCGAACGGTTCGGATCTTCTCACCTTTCCCGGATCATCGTCCGCATGGGTTCATCCCTTTTCGAGGGGATCAAACGCTGGATTCCCAGGCTCTGGAGACGGAGAATCTCCCAGCGCCTTGATCCGAATCGTTACAAGGCGGTCGGAGTGGAACTTGACGGCCCTCCTTCCTTCGACCTCCTAAGGGCTTCGGTCAACCTAGTCGTGGCCAGCGCTCTTGTCTCCTTCGCCACCTCTTTGAAACTGCCTCTTTCCACCACTTACGTAACCTTCATGGTGGCCATGGGGACCTCCCTTTCCGACCAGGCCTGGGGACGGGAGAGCGCAGCATACCGGGTGGCGGGGGTCCTGGCCGTGATCGGAGGATGGTTCTTCACGGCCTTCTGTGCCTTTACAGTTTCCCTCCTTTATGCCTTCACTATTTACTTCTTCAAGTTTCCCGCCATCCTCGGCCTCTTGGGACTCTCCCTCTTTCTGATCCGACAGAACTATCGTGTTCACCACAAACGGGTTCAGGAGGCCGACGAGATCGAGGTGATCGATCTGAAGAGGCTCCGGGACGCGGAGTACGGTATGCGGAAATCTTTCGAGCACAGCGGTTTTTTTCTGAAACAGGTCAACCTTTCCCTCGCCGCTGCCCATGAGGCCCTCTATTCTCAGGACCGCCGCAAACTGAAACGGACCCGAAAGGAAACCAAAAAAATCCAGAACATGGCCAACGTCATTATCGCCAACATCTTCAAGACCCTCAGGCTCCTCCATTCCGAAGATCAGGTTTACACCCAGACTTATTATCAGACCATCCGTACCATTCAAGAGATTGCTGAAAGCCAGAGGGACTTCATCATCCGCGCCTTCGTTCACATCGATAATCACCACAAGGGCCTCCTAAAGGCCCAAGTCAGTGAATTGAGAGAGGTTTTTTCCAAGCTTACCCGGATCCTGGAGCACTCCTCGATGATTCTTATGAAAAGAGAACCGATGGATTTCGATTCAATCTCTAAGGAAAAACAGGAACTTGAGGAAATGGTGAAGGTATTCAACAAGAGGCAGATCGTCAGGATCCGGGCAGGCGCCTCCAAAACCCGGCTGAGCATCCTTTATTACGCCCTCCTGAGGGATGTGCAAAAAATCGCTGATGCGACAGTGAACCTACTCGGGGTTTTCCAGGAATCCTTTAGCTTCAAGCAAAACCTTTAGCTTCCACCACCCCCTCTTGAAGACACCCCTTTTTTCCCCGCCCATGTTCCGGGAGGTGTTGTGCCGGGTCACCCATCGGCACGAAGGTTGATGATTGACATGGGCCGGCAAATATCCTATAGAACCTCTTCGAG
Encoded here:
- a CDS encoding inorganic phosphate transporter — protein: MELYLFSVILLMALAVLDLIVGVSNDAVNFLNSSFGSKVASRTVIMIIASLGILVGVTFSSGMMEVARKGIFHPEYFYMTDIMVIFLAVMLTDILLLDFFNTFGFPTSTTVSIVFELLGSAVAVSLIKIHQKGSGFSGLAHYINTDKALAIIMGILLSVVVAFFFGMMVQFISRLIFTFDFKKRLRRYGALWGGCALSIISYFILIKGAKGASFINPETARWIMDHAPIVMLWTFMGSAFFLQLLMIFTRINILKPIVLIGTFALAMSFAANDLVNFIGVPLAGMTAYGIAKAQPSPLGTLMEALKEPIQTNTFLLLAAGAIMVATLWLSRKARSVTETEVRLGRQEEGIERFGSSHLSRIIVRMGSSLFEGIKRWIPRLWRRRISQRLDPNRYKAVGVELDGPPSFDLLRASVNLVVASALVSFATSLKLPLSTTYVTFMVAMGTSLSDQAWGRESAAYRVAGVLAVIGGWFFTAFCAFTVSLLYAFTIYFFKFPAILGLLGLSLFLIRQNYRVHHKRVQEADEIEVIDLKRLRDAEYGMRKSFEHSGFFLKQVNLSLAAAHEALYSQDRRKLKRTRKETKKIQNMANVIIANIFKTLRLLHSEDQVYTQTYYQTIRTIQEIAESQRDFIIRAFVHIDNHHKGLLKAQVSELREVFSKLTRILEHSSMILMKREPMDFDSISKEKQELEEMVKVFNKRQIVRIRAGASKTRLSILYYALLRDVQKIADATVNLLGVFQESFSFKQNL